The proteins below are encoded in one region of Papio anubis isolate 15944 chromosome 19, Panubis1.0, whole genome shotgun sequence:
- the LOC108583042 gene encoding uncharacterized protein LOC108583042, whose protein sequence is MNLLQKESNQDKVQQITGQMFRNVYVHQEYGTVNAMLQRQTFQQLMKITEDKNSLKTQMFTHSQLQTTPPFQNEHHSLKDCGQKETYLNTYLITSFKILFLLLITSQSHYYQTMRKHQDQL, encoded by the exons ATGAATCTCTTGCAAAAAGAATCAAACCAGGACAAAGTTCAACAGATAACTGGTCAAATGTTTAGGAATGTCTATGTCCACCAAGAATATGGAACCGTTAATGCCATGCTTCAG AGACAAACATTTCAGCAATTAATGAAGATTACTGAAGACAAGAATAGTTTAAAAACCCAGATGTTCACACATTCTCAACTCCAGACCACTCCTCCATTTCAAAATGAACATCATTCTCTAAAAGACTGTGGGCAAAAGGAGACATATCTAAATACATATCTTATCACTTCATTCAAGATCCTCTTCCTCCTATTAATTACATCTCAGTCACA TTACTATCAAACTATGAGGAAACATCAAGATCAGCTTTGA